DNA from Mycobacterium sp. SMC-8:
ATCCGATTCCGCCGGTTACGACGCGCGACCGCTCCATCGCCCTGATCTCGTTGAGGATCTTCGACACCTGCGCGGGCTCCGCGTGCCGGATGAACGTCCTGCGGTCCCACCACATCATCTTGGTGCGGTAGCGGGGGTCCGGGTAGGGCGTCGCGGGGATCGACGCAACTATTCCTCCCGAGGAGCGCCACTTGTCGAGCACATGCGGCGCCGAGGTGGCCATGCAGAACTGGAGGTCCATCGCCGCCAGTGCGTGGAAACCACTGCGTGCCAGCGCACGCGTCACGCCCTTGTTGCGGGCCGGATCGTCGGTCACGAATGCCGACTTCATCTCGAGGATGCCGAACGGGGCGCGGTCGTCGATCATCTTGCGCACCGCGGCCAGACCCGGCTGCCCGTCCCACTCCACGACCGCGTGTGAGTCGTCGGCCCCGGTCAGCGGGCCTTTGGCGCGCACGCCGCCGATCACGCGTCCGGTCACGTCCAACGCTGCCCAGAAGACCGCGGTGTCGTGTCCGTCGCTGATCTCGTCCACATCCAGTGCGCGCTCGACCCCGTGCATGCGGTAACTGCGCTCCGCACCGCGGAGGTACTCCATCCACAGGTCGGGGTCGAGATGGGGCTGCGACATCACCAATGTGCATTCCGCGTCGGCGTCCCACCAGCTGTGGTTACTCGCGAGTTCGAAATCGTCGGCGCGGACGGATTCGAGAGAAGCAATTGACATGGCTATTCCTATCGGTGCGGGTTGGCGATACAGAAAAACGCTGACGCCGGCTGCCAACTATCAGATCCGGTGTCGGTGCTAATGCGGCGACACCAAGTATGTCGCCGCCGGTCTCTCCATTTCTAGCTAGCGGGCAAATATTTTCTCCTTTTCGAATTCTGGACATAAAAACGCACTCACAAGACATACCCCAGACCCCCCACTGGCAAGACGAATTTGACAGGCCGAGGGGGTGTCACCGTGACAATTCGAGACGCTGCCGACATGCGGAGTTGCGCAAACTCTCTTTTTAGCGCTCAGGTCAGTTATGCGTGGCGCTGCCCGCTAACTGGCGGGCCCGTCCGCGTAATCGGCCCGGCACAGTTTCACCGGGAAGTTACCGCTCGGTGAAAAGGGGGTCGCCGCCGCAGCGAAGTTGCGAATGCAATCTGTTAGCTGAGCGGCGGTTGTGCAACATCGGCGAATGATCGCTGCCAACCACAACGCGGGCGTCCGGCGCCGACCGCGCTGTGGTCGGGGTGGTCGTGCTATGGCACTGTGAGTGCTGTAAACCCGCATGCGGCACAACCGGATGTCGTTTCCCGTCGGCACCCGGGTCAAAGGAGACAACTGTGAAGAAGTTCAAGGATCTCGCCGAGTTCGTCGCCGCCGAAGGCAGTCAGCTCGGCCCGACCGAATGGCTTGAGATCACCCAGGACCGGGTCAACTTGTTCGCTGACGCCACCGAGGACCACCAGTGGATCCACGTCGATCCGGAACGCGCGGCGAGCGGGCCCTTCGGTGGAGCCATCGCCCACGGTCTGCTGACGCTGTCACTGTTGCCTCATTTCACCCATCAGCTCTACTCCGTGGACAACGTCGCGATGGCCATCAACTACGGATACAACAAGGTCCGTTTCATCACCCCGGTGCGGGTCGGCGCGAAGCTGCGTGCGCGGGCTGAAATCACCGCGGTCAAGCAACTCGACAACGCGGTGCAGGCCACCCTGAGCACGACAGTGGAGATCGAGGGCTCGGACAAGCCGGCCGCGGTCGCCGAATCCATCGTGCGTTTCATCGGCTGACTCCGCCACGCCACGGCGGACTCCGTGATAGACAAGCGTCAGAATAATCTGACGTACGTCAAAAACGTGCGGTCCGCCGTGTGCTGTGAGGAGTGACGTGCAGCGAGAAGCCCCCA
Protein-coding regions in this window:
- a CDS encoding MaoC family dehydratase; the encoded protein is MKKFKDLAEFVAAEGSQLGPTEWLEITQDRVNLFADATEDHQWIHVDPERAASGPFGGAIAHGLLTLSLLPHFTHQLYSVDNVAMAINYGYNKVRFITPVRVGAKLRARAEITAVKQLDNAVQATLSTTVEIEGSDKPAAVAESIVRFIG